The Macadamia integrifolia cultivar HAES 741 chromosome 3, SCU_Mint_v3, whole genome shotgun sequence genome segment TGGGggagaaaaggggaagaaagaagaaaggtggtGGTCAGGCCTCCAAGTTTGACAAGTTTGACGGgaagaattaattaattatatggatatttttttggaatatctAGGGTGTAAGGAAGGCAGCGGCCTCTAGAGCGTTGCAATTATTTTTGTGTGATTATTCTTCTAATGTGGTTTGCATTGTAGAACCCATGGTGGATTCTGTgtcttttccttctattttttttaatcggCTAGGTAACATGGCAGAGCTGATTCATAATTCTTGTCATGATAAAGTGCCAAACCTTTGGTTTGTTTGGAAAAATTCTCTAGTGAGGCCAGTGGTCGTGCAATCCTCTGAGCAACTGATCTCTGTATCTTTGGAGTGGAATGGGCAGAAGGTGGTTCTTTCTATGACCCATGCATCTTATCTTAGGCTTGATTGTAGGAATTTATGGGTGGACTTGGGGATTGTGGCTTCTTTGTCCCTTCTATGGGCAGTTATAGGCGATTTCAATGCCACTTTGTATTCCCATGAGAAGAGGGGTCCAAGTAGATTTAATGTGGGTACTGCGGTGGAGTTTCAGGCTATGGTGGATGCATGTGAGTTGATCTGCTTCCCTtctcaaaggtcaaaatttacCTGGACTAATAATAAATATAGGGGTCATGTGGAGGCTGTGCTTGATAGGAGTTTTTTCAATGCTTGTTGGTTGGACGTCTTTGGTGATCGTGGTCAGCAGGTTCTCCATCGATCAGTGTCGGACCATGCTCCTATTTTATTCGCTTTGGCGACAACCCCAAAGCCTAAGAACGCCCCTTTTCATTTCCatcatttttggatggaagaggGGTCTTTTGAGGGCCTTGTGAGGGAggtgtggattagggaggtcaGGGGTAGTCCCATTGGTAGGCTAGTCCAGAAGTTAAAAGCAATGAAGGGTGCTCTCAAGGGGTGGGCGAGGTAGGTGTTTCCTAAAGTCAATATGGCTCTTAAGGAAGCTACCAAAGGAGTGGAGGATGTTCAGAGGACTACTGATCGGGTTGGGATGTCGGATGAGTTATATTCTAGGGAAGCATAGGCAAAGACGAGGCTATTGAAAGCTATGGAGTTGCATGAGAAACAATGGGTTAAGAAAGCTTGGAGTAAGTGGCAAAATTAGGAGATCGAAATTCAAAGTTCTTCCATTTATCGGTGAGGTGCGGCATGCCAAAAATTGTATTTGTTCATTGAAGAAACAGGATGGATCGGTGGTCTCTAAGCTGATACAGGTGGCTGATTATATGTCTAGTTATTTTGAAGGCTTCCATAAGGCCGATCAATGTGTAGCTCATATGGAGCTACTACAAGTAATCCGGAAGGAGGTTAATAGGGAGGATTCCTTGGCGTTAGAAGCGATTCCTGAGATGGAAGAAATTAAGAGGGTGGTTTGGGGTCTGGACTCAGAGAGTTCTCCTGGCCCTGACGGGTTTCTTGGTGCCTTCTTTAAGGAGTGTTGGGAGATCGTTGGCGAGGATTTTTGTGATGTTGTGCAAGTTTTTTTCCTAGGTGGTAAGTTTCCTAATTGGGTGAATAATAGTTTTGTGTCTTTAATCCCAAAGGTGGAGGGGGAAACTTCCTTGGATAAGTTTTGTCCCATCTGTATAGCAAACTTTTTCTGTAAGGTCCTGTCAAAGATTATGGCTGAGAGGTTATCTAGTCTTCTCCCTCGCTTGGTGTCAGATGAGCAAGGGGCGTTTCAGAAGGGCAAGATTATTTCATCTAATATTGCCTTGGCTTGGCTTCTGAGCTTACAAATTTGTTACACAAGTCTGTTAGGGACGGTGGAATGGGGATTAAGGTGGATGTGCAGAAAGGCCTATGACACACTGTCATGGGACTTTCTTTTTGTGGttttgaagaggtttggcttCTCGGATGTGTGGTTGGACTGGCTTCATGagattttggtttcttctagaATTTCAGTGTTGTTGAATGGTGGTCCAGTAGGGTTTATTGGTGTGGAGTGGGGTTTGAGGCAAGGGGATTCGATTTCTCCAATGCTCTTCATCCTTGCAGAGGAAGTGTTGTGTAGGGATCTGAATGGTTTATTGAAGGAGGGGAAGATGAAGGCTCTCCCTGGCCCGAGAGGTGCGATTGTTCCTAGTCATCTGCCTTTCGCGGATGACATCTTTATTTTCATGAACGCTAAGTATGTCAAATGTTTGAGAGATTTCCTTCACAAATACTAgtaattttttggtaaaaaattcaATTTGGAAAAGAGTAAATTTTTTTCGGTAAAGTTGTGCCTCACAGAAAGAGGTTTATTGTTGACTTTCTTGGCATTCCGATTTATGCTCTTCCTACAAGGTATCTTGGGGTTGAGATCTCTTAGTAAAAAAGGAAAGGTTGCTCCCTTTAATGGACAAGATCAAGGCTCATTTGCAGGGATGGAGGGGCAAACTGGTTTCAATGGCAGGTCCTATAGAGTTGATTTGGTCTGTGATCTCAGGTATGCCAATTCATAACTTttcagtttattggtggcctgaatcTATGATTAAAACAGTGGAATGATGGATAAGGAACTTTCTGTGGTCAGGGGAGATTAATGTAGTGAATAAAATAACGGTGAAATGGGAGGATGTGTATAGGCCTAAGGCAGAAGGGGGCTTAGGAATCAGAAGATTGAGGGATGTGAATTGTGCGGAGTTTAGTGAACTCGTGGGGTAGATGAAGCACGAAGAGACAGACTCGTGGATGAAGGAGGTCTCAAGAAGGGGTATAAATTTTCTTCGGTGTTAAAAGACTTAGCAAAGAT includes the following:
- the LOC122073691 gene encoding uncharacterized protein LOC122073691, producing MAELIHNSCHDKVPNLWFVWKNSLVRPVVVQSSEQLISVSLEWNGQKVVLSMTHASYLRLDCRNLWVDLGIVASLSLLWAVIGDFNATLYSHEKRGPSRFNVGTAVEFQAMVDACELICFPSQRSKFTWTNNKYRGHVEAVLDRSFFNACWLDVFGDRGQQVLHRSVSDHAPILFALATTPKPKNAPFHFHHFWMEEGSFEGLVREVWIREVRGSPIGRLVQKLKAMKGALKGWAR